taacataccgatgacaaagggaacaacgtatattgatatgcggtttgactgataaagatcttcgtagaatatgtaggagccaatatgagcatccaggttccgctattggttattgatcggagatgtgtctcaatcatgtctacatagttctcgaacccgcttaacgttcgatgatgatttgtattaagagttacgtgtttttgatgaccgaagtttattcggagtcccgtatgagatcacggacatgacgaggagtctccaaattgtcgagagataaagattgatatattggaaggttatgttcggacaacGGAAAGGTTCCGAAGTGATTcggacattttccggagtaccgggaggttaccggaaccccccgggggattaatgggccttcatgggccttattGGAAGAGACGAggcagcggccaggtggaggcgcacgcccccccccccctatcccaaaccgaattggactaggggtgggggcgcccccccccccttcctccttctcctccacctctttccctcttCTCCTATTCCGGAAAGGAAAtggaaggggaatcctactaggactagggagtcctagtaggactccccccttttggcgcgcccctcctaggtcgccggcctcctctctccctcctttatatacggaggcagggggcaccccaaagcacaacagacaatctcttagccgtgtgcggtgcccccctcacaatttaacacctcggtcatatcgtcgtagtgcttagtcgaagccctgtgccgataacatcatcaacaccgtcgccacgccgtcctgctgacggaactttccctcaaccctctattggatcaagagctcgagggacgtcatcctgCTAAAcctgtgctgaacacggaggtgccgtacgttcggtacttggatcggttggatcgtgaagacgttcgactacatcaaccgcgttactaaacgcttccgttttcggtctacgagggtacgtgaacacactctcctgtctcgttgctatgcatctcctagatagatcttgcatgattgtaggaattttttttgaattactacattccccaacataaaTGTGAGGATACATGTTAGGATCGACAAGCGTTTGCTGTTGGCCTAGCATCACAGTGGTGGAGCTCCAAGTGAGTTGGCCCTGATCTATTGGAAGaagtttttttgtgtgtgtataCATTTGTGATTCCTTCCTAGGTTGACGATTCTGAAAGGTGAAGAGAGATGTTACAGAATTCATCTTCATCCATGGCAAGTGGCCATGCCGGCTTCTGTGACCTCGGTTGGCCTCCTCATGGCTCCTTCACACTCCAACTGCTCGTGTGCTTCTATGTTTTTGTAGTGCAGGTACAGGTGTGCGCGGTTGGGGTGTCAATCACGTATGGAAGCAACACTTTGGCCAGAACCCCGACTATGTGTGCTTCAGATAATGCAATCCATCATATATGCATATTCACGATTTGTCAGTTGGGTTACACTGCGAGCACGTGATGTTCTTGTGTGTTGGATCAACATGCAGATCCTGCCCACCTTCAAGCCATAGATCCAGTGAAGTCAATTTCAGTATATTCAAGACATAGACAGTAGCTTAGCAATTTCCATGGCTGAATTTTCTTTAAAATAAAGTTATGTGCAAAATGTGTATGCTACATTATCCATACACAGATATACTTACATTTCATTGTACAACACGTACATGCATGCCATTTTGCTGGAATAATTCCATCTTGTGCATATGAACAACAATTTGAGAATGGCGCGGTGGCTGCTAAGTCTGACGGCTCATGTCTGATGGCAGAGTCCTTTGTGTATTCTCTTTTGATTTGTCACTCACTAAGTAAATGTCATCATGTTCGTTACTTGGACAAACGGTGACCATGGGGAACAAAGGCAAAGGCTGTGTTCCACCGTGTCCAATTCACATAAGTGCGGTTGATTATTAATTTGATATACATgcaatttctttttttattttaattCTATAAAAACGTGCATGTTGATTGCTAGCACTAAGATAGGAAGGAAGTTGCCGCCCTTGTCCCTTGCTGCTGGCCTGCCACGACGGTGTCAATCACTTGCTCACTTAGAACACAACGAAGTAGATTTTGGGATATGAGTGAGGGTTGAGAATGAGCGGGATGGGTGTTGGGGTTGGTCTGTTCAATTACGGCTGTTCGAGTGGAATAATTTTCCTACTTTTGAAAATGTGGCAAATTGCATTTCATTAGAGATCGTTTTGTAGCAAATTGCATGAGTGAGTGGTTCATTTTATCCCACCAAATTGTACAGTTTTTTGGTTAGGATAGAAAGATAAATGTATTGCTGGTTGCTTCaagagtttttttttttgaatttggttGCTTCAAGAGTTAATAATAGACTTGCATGCCCAACAATGGACATCATACTTTTATTTCATGGTAATGCACGTCATTCTGCCTTCTTGGCTCGGGGGCGTCATGGGCGGCACACACCCCTTGATGGCGGTGACGGATTGACACGAATACAAGGGAGAGGAGTAGGATGGAGAGAGGTGTGGTTGGCAGGGGCCTCCCTGGCAGTCTATGTGGAAATATAGTGTGAAAGATAGAGGAAGCTATGGCAATGGTGAGGTTAGCATCATCCGATTTTAAAGGAGAGGACTCCATCGAGAAATGTCCCACTACGGTAGGAAACCCAACGGGAAGAGGAGGGTCGGGCAGGAAAAGAGAAGTGTGGGCCATGGGGTTTGGTTTTTGTGTTGGGACCGTGTGTTGGAGTTAACAGGGCGGATAGTGCGGACAACCACATTTCTCCCTCACATATCAGCTGGATTGCCCAGACGATTTTGGGAAGCCTGTGCGGCGCGGGGTTTGATGTGTGAGCACATCCAAACATATGAAAAATAAATGAGTTTTGACTTTGGAGATGACATTAATCATCTGTTTGATTCATTTATCCGCATTGTAGCCCATAGCAACGCACAGGCATTCTACTAGTTCTGATAGAGATTGACTCTTTCCTCAATCCTGCCACCTGCTGCACCCACCGCCGCTTGGTCCGTTGCTCATCCCCGTCTATGTATGCATTGGGATCCCTCCTCCCACATCGCTCGGCCTGCTCATGGTCTCTGGTGCGACTCTATTCCACTGGTCTATGTCCGACGAAGATCAGAGGAGGATTAGAAGCACGAGTCGAATTGGAACAGGGCAGATGCTTCATAGTTTCTTCTTCTGGTCTCTACCAAATGGATGGATGTTGATTCTATTAGACGGGTACTTGATACGAGGATTTGCAATGACATTATGGCCGGCTCCATTAGTGAGGTGTGGCCAAGGGCGGACTGTAGTACGTCCGACGCTATACATTTACCTTTCCATCTGAATGTTCTATGGTTTATCCATGTTAATCTAGGTTTATTATGGCACGAGTGGTGCAAGTGAATGAACTCCTAAAGCACAGATTGAGGCTGTCGGATTCACCGTCGTGGCAGTTTTACAAAAACAACCCTGGTGTTTATGTGAACCAACCCGCAGTCCAATTGATCAAAGTCAACCCAAACCGTTCGAGCGACAGAAAAAAAACTCACAGCCGCACGACCCACGATCCAATCCCATCTTCCCACCTCTAGCGCTCCGCCACTCCTGCCACGCCCCACCGCCGGTATCCGCCCCGCTGCCGCGCGCCGCCAACCCCGCCCCTACCACTACCCCAAGTCCCCACCCTCACAGCCTTCCACCGCCAGCGACACTCCACGCTGCGGCCATTGCCGGCTCCCCCAGCCCCTGCTACCACGGCGCCGTCGGGAATCCTCCCCGCCACCTGTTGGAACCGCCCGCCTGGCTCCCGCTGTGAACATCACCGCCACCTCTCTATCGATTCCTGCCccagtggatggtctcctccacctgcgctcgcaTCCTCAGACTTTGACGAAAAACAAGCCGGCATCCTGCAGTTCGCCGGTGTTTCGTCAGCCGGTCCTACGCTTTCAGGTATGTAGACAAGGAGGCTTGAAATCACGGTCTTTGTTCTCTGGCAACCTGCAGTTCATTGGTGACAAATTGATTTTTGTTGCAATGGTTGCTAAATCCTATGAGGGCCTACAGGTTAACTCTTGCGATTTTCTTCTACCAAGCGTAGTAGCTAATCTTTAATTTGCAACTGACTTTACTTATGGTTATAGGATTTGCAGTAAAAGTGACATCATCTATTTGTCTACGTATGGAAGAAAAATCCGGAGGAAAAATCTTTAAGGCCTGTGGCAATCCACCGATTTGTATTTTATTCCATTCTCGTTGGCAAGTTCCCTCGAGAGAGTTGATTAAATTGATCTAGCTAGCTCAGGTCCATGTAGATGCATGAGCTTATGGCCGGCAGGGAAATTAATTAATTAGCGGAATCCATGCTTGGATTTAGGTCAACATTGGATTGCTTATCTCTGATTTTTGTCTTCGGTGGCTGAACAGCGCATCTCCTCCTGTCATCGTGTTGCTCTCCGCTCTCTGTCGTCTTCTCTGATTTTTGTTGAGCTACATGTGCAGGTGTCTGAGGCAGGAAGGGTTATTAGAATCCATGAGGAGCAGCAAGATGCAGCAACCATTGCCGGCCTAGCTGCTTATAGGGACAACCACACGGTGTATTAGTGTCTCGATCTAATTCATTTAACCACACATATCATCCATGGATTGGAGAGAGTGAGAGGCCCAAGATAATCCACAGGTATAATGGTGCAATTCACACAAATGAACAAGCTTAACAAGATTGCGTGCAAGGTACTCAAATGATTTGAATTTCAAGCTCTTCTTTTTTCTTGGTTACCAGTCTGCAGTAGATGATAAATATTGGTGCTCACTTTCTCCACAATAATCAGATTTTTACAGAAAACTAATAGCTGGTTTCATTGAACAGATCTTGCACGGTTTGCTATTTATCTAATAGTTAGTTTGGTATGTCTTTGAGAAACAGTAGGCATTTTTACTAGatgtattttatttttgtgtttttgataaTGTACACAACCATGGCAGTTTCTTCTGGAATATTGTTGCTTTCACAATAATAAGTTTGATAACGGTCATAAGCATGGCATTCTTACTATGATGCAACAATGTGCAGCTAGCTAGGTGTAGCTAATACAATAAGTTTGCTTTTCACTTCAGAATTCAGAGGAACTCAGCGTTTGTTTTATAGTTCAAACCAATTACTTGTATATTCCAAAACGATATTGTCTCGTGGTACTAGGTTATCAAAATATAATGTTCACCATGGCCAAAGGAAAATTTCATTCAGGGTATTAGTTTGTTTCATCCACCAAGACAAACAGCTGGTGGTATATGGTGATGAGATGGGCTTCTTCAGCTCTTTATTTGGCAGTTCTTTTTTCGATTCCCCTCTCTATTGTCATGAAATTTCAGCAATACAGATTTGTGATCTTGTCAGGTAATCATGCTGATTGAGAAAGAAATGGTACCCCAGGACTATCTATTGTActaatattcagaaaaaatgtatgtatgtatctcTTTCAGGTCTGTGCCAGCTATTTCTTTGAATGATATTCCGACAATATGTGCAAAAGGAAGATGCCCATACAGACTAAATTCTCTTTCGCAGGTTTAATAAAATGGTCTTCTGTAGGTTACAAACCAAAGCTTGCTTGTTTGCATACACTCTGGTGCTCCAGTTAAAGATGGAAAGCTATAACGTACTGTGTTGAGTAACCATCAGTTGCTGAATCCATTCTCTTGTGAATACTACTACTGTATCTCTCTCATCTCTTGTGTTGAGTGAGCGCTTGCGATGGGACATAAAAGAACAAAGAGCACAAGAAGTGTACAAATGAAGTAACAATGAGCTAATGTAGAGCGGCCGACGATCAGATGATTTCGGGTCTGTGCTAGCTATTTCTCATTTTGAAGCTATTCCTTCAGGACACATGATTGCACTACATTACAAGTTGAAAAAATGTGCAAAGTTGAAGTTGGTACTAAAGAGGATTGCTCTTTTTGATCCGCATTATGTGACATTCATATTTCAGTCATAATATGTGCCATTCAAGTAGAAACACAAACTAGGACATGCAAgatttgtttctcccgttgcaacgcacgggcccttttgctatcTTTCCctaatctatccctaataataaagtgcGGATTGAGTCCTTGGGTTCACCGTCATCCTCTTTTTTTCCCGcagatagtttttttttctttggcatGTAAATcaaaaaaaggttttcaacctggagtcgaacccaggacctcctgttGGGCGCACTTTATTCTCATAGAACATgttgtttttatttggattttattgttcACAAAGATCAGTTATTTGGGCCTCGGCCTATTCTATCCCAGTGAGCCAAGTTATGTCCTGATGGGCCTGCCAGAAATTATTTGCTCCTATGTAGAATCTAACCCACGCCCTCACCCTCAAGTTCATTCCAAAGGATGCAATAATAGTTTGATTTGCTTTTAAATTAATAATAATCCCACCTTGCTATTCTCTATGAAATCTCATCAGTTTATATACCTCACCAAATAGACAATCAACAAGCCCCTTCGTCAATAAACAAACAAAGtgtgaggtgtgagctaaatattaaACATAAGGAGGGCATGAATACTGCTCCTCGCAGACGCAGGCATGCGCAACACGTACAAATTATACAAGAGATAGTTGAAAGGGCTGTTGAGCATAGAGATTTATTGTCTGTCTtttaaatttgcaaacatttttctcAACAGTGGTCCTTTTTTATTTCGAATGTGATATATTGTTCAGATATTTACAGGTGCCCTGCTGTATTTTGTATATTTCTAATTCAGAAAACACATAATAAATCCAGAATAAGTTACCATTGACCTTGCTTTTTTATGTTATTAAACATGCTATGATCTAAGCATCATGCATTCACCTCACGAAACACTTTCCATTGACTTCATTGAGAAAAGAGAGTCTCATTCTCAAGCCTCGCGGGAGGGTACATGCATATATTTTTTtcttcccgttgcaatgcacgggcttttttgctagtaataataaagcacagattgagtctgtcgggttcaccgtcattTTTTTACACAAAGCCCCCTAAAGTTCTGGGCAATTAATCCGCGCTCCAGATTTAAGTTTTGTACCTCCTGGTCATCATCGGAATGCCAAAAAAAATTGTTAATGTGTGGATTCGTACTCAGGTTGTCTAGGAAAGAGCACGTAGCCGCTAGCCAACTCAACCGCTTGATGTTTCTTGCATTGGAAAGAAACTTTTTATTCTTTCTATGCAACTCTCAAAGCCTGGGCCACGCGCCTATCTCAATTGCTCCTTTTGTTCCTGATCTATTTGTCCTTCGCATGGGCCGAGCTGGGCCTGGTCTAGAAAAAGAAACGATTTTCGTTGTCAAACTAATTAGTCCCACCTTGCCCCTTTCAATTAAAGTGCACTAATTTATATAGGCCTATGAGTTTTACTACATCACCAAGCAGCCTTGGGTTAATTGAGGAAGGATGACATGAGGCCAATTACATGAGAAATAAAAAGAAGGAAAGAGAAACAAGGTCATAGAAATAAGGAAGAAAAGGGAGGGAAAgatgctcaactccatatattatttcccaatgatctatgattatcctatgatgtttgagtagatccatttttttcttatgggttaatcgtgatcttggttggtatgattgtatattttatttatggtgctgtcctacggtgccctccgtctcgcgcaaacgtgagggttccccgttgtagggtgttgcagtatgttcatggttcacttacggtgggttgcgagagcgacagaaacttaaacccgagtaggtggggtatggcgtatgtgggagtaaagaggacttgatacttaatgctatggttaggtttcacgaccttaatgatgtttagtagttgcggatgcttgctagagttccaatcataagtgcatatgatccaagtagagaaagtatgttagcgcatgcctctccctcatataaaattacaataatgattacttgtacttatcgatttcctagggacaaatgactttcttgttgacaaaagctatctacttttgttaccttgcaatttattcttagttttattctcgcaaagtacttgtagttttatTATCGCaaattagtttcatacttgttttaggtaaagcaaacatcaagcgtgcgtagagttgtatcgctgGTTGATAGCTAGAACTTGAGGGAatgtttgttctacctttagctcctcgttgggttcgacactcttacttatcgaaagaggctataattgatttcctatacttgtgggttattagtgacCATACTTCCTactaaaaaaatataaactttccaTTAAGAAATAATAAACTTTTGCATTAGAAAATAAAACACATAAGTTTTTTTAATACTTCCATGGTCATCTGTTTTACTTTGCAAATTGTCCATGGCCACCGGTAATTAACACATAAAAATATCATAACAATGTGTGCTCTTTTTGTTTGAAGGGGAGCACGGTCATGTCATGAGCAGCTTGGAATGGGTCAGCACTTGAACGGTGACCGTAGTGGGCCAATGTGGGGATCACAAAGGCAAGCAACGCACGCCACCAcaataaaaaggaagaaaaaacaggtGGCCCACAGTTGCTGCACACTGCGACAGTTACCATTTTTGGTTTAAATGGCCAGGCTGGCTGGTCATTTATTTTCGGGGTAGGTGCCAGAAGCCGTTTCTTCACTTACCTGAAACGTAAGCAATTAAAGGATGAGTGTCGCAATTTCGTCGGCGACTTCACCTCACCCGTCCCTGGCATCGACCTGCACTTCTTCTCCCCTAACCCCAGTTTGACCAGCATTCCCCAACAtcaatggcggcggtatccaagGTGCTCGAGGACGACGACCTCCTCACTGAGATCCTCCTCCGCACCGTCTTCACCACCACCCTTCTCAACTCCGCCCCCGTATGCACACGCTGGCTCGCCCATGTCTCCGACCGCGCCTTCCTCCGTCGATTTCGTGAGATCCACCCGCCCCGCCTTcttggcttctacatcaacaaagGTGAGAGCACCCCAAACTTCATCCCAATACTGCCTCAGCCCCGTGAACTCACAGCTGTCATCCAACGCGCAACCTCTAGCTTTGGCACCTATCAGAGAGTACCGTCGGTACCAACCTACATccttggttgccggaatggcaacgTCCTCATTAGGCAGCATGATAAAATTGGAACCACGTTTGCAGTGCACAAAGTGGTGTGTCCTGAGAGAGGCATGGACATCCTCCCACCGTTTCCACGCCCCCAATCTCAGTACTTATTCGACGGCACTGCTTACTCTAGAATCCTGCCCAAAGAAGAAGGCGATGACTTGTCTTACTTGTATGTGTTGATGCACCAAACAAGGGACGGAAAACACAGGCTGTACATATATATCTTGAAACATGGCATATGGCGCATGAATCATAGCTTGATCATACAACAGCCCCCTCGTCCATGGTCAGTACTTAAATCTGTGTTATCCAACAATAAAATCTATGTGCCAGCTGGCTGGAGCAACATCATTGTCTTGGATTTGGTGGCCTCAAGTTTCTCCATAATTGAGCTCCCAGAAGGGATGGAGTATGGTGAGAGAAACACTATATTGTCACAGGCCGATGATGTTGCTGGTGTATATCTAATCGTTGTCAAGAAGTTTCAACTTCGCATCTGGCTCCACAACGGGTACACATGGTTGCTGATGGACACCATTTATCTGCGTGAGATGTTTGTTGATTTGAGTGTGTCAGATGGCAATGCTTCTCTCCTAATAAACCAGGCAGGAGACAATGCTGAGTTTGTGTTCTTGGACATGGGTCGATGCACATTCCTCTTGGACATCAAGCGCAGAACAATGCATAAGGTGTATGAGAAGGAAGACGGTGATAAATTTTTCTGTGAAATCCATCCTCTTATGATGATATGGCCTCCCGTATTTCATGCACTCAAGGATGATCCTACAAGGTTTGTTTTTAGCCCTCATATAATATATTGTCTTGTTGAGGTTATAATGTTTTTGAATTGTACACTCTATCAATCTATTTTCTATTATGTTGATTTGTCTTGTTGTGTGCTTTAAAGCTAAAATCTGTAGCTTAGATCAATACACGAAAAATATCCGGTGTAGTTGCGGAATGAATGGCATTGCCAAACTATTGGTCCTCTATTATTTTAGTTAATGGTTCATCAACAGTCATGGTGTAGTACATTCATGGAACGGCGGTAGGTACATAATTGATTCCTCGGGCCATTTTAGGAAGACTAATAAGCAACAATTGAGATGTTTTTTGTACTTGTAGCATGATTTATAAATGCTACAGTTGGTTTTTTGTCTATGTGGTCATGACTATTGTTGTTGTCTTGGGTTATATATTCGGGATATTAGAGGGAGGGATTAGCAGCTGAAGAATGGAAGTTGATGTATTACATCTTCTTCATTTCTCATATATTGATATCACATTATATGAATTCTTATCACCAGTAAGCTGTCCTTGAACGGTGAACCTCACTCATGTTACTCTGGATGTAGATACTTGTAGTTTTTTAGAATACTGTAGTTTTTCTTTTTGCGAGAAAGGATATGGTAGTGTCATGGTATAAAATTTCCATGTATGTCTATTTAAGCATGCAATAATACACACCTATCAGTTCTGGATCATAGTTTACACCGGCACACTTGTGTTGTTGAATGTTTTTCAATTTAGATATACCACCATGATATTTTCGCCCTACATGTCAAGTCTACAATCCAGTCTAAAAACTCCCCCTTGGTGACTTTTACCCTCATCGACTATTGTTTCTTTACTTTTCACGATGTAGAAGGAAAAATACACCACGTTTGGGGTATGGAAGCATCTAGTCATCATTGCTTGGTCAATTATATCATTCCGCATTTTGAGTGACACATAACATTTGAATGTTGTTGCACAATTACTTGCCTTGTCAATTTGTCTTGTTCCACTTGTGCTTAATCGTCTTCATCCCTGATCCTTTGTGCTTTCCCATTTTGTTTGGAACAGAAATGCCATGCTCAGGCTCAAGATTAAGGATATGGATGGACACTAGCTATCTGCACTACCAATAAACTGGAGCTCCATCGTA
Above is a window of Triticum aestivum cultivar Chinese Spring chromosome 6B, IWGSC CS RefSeq v2.1, whole genome shotgun sequence DNA encoding:
- the LOC123135461 gene encoding uncharacterized protein, whose protein sequence is MAAVSKVLEDDDLLTEILLRTVFTTTLLNSAPVCTRWLAHVSDRAFLRRFREIHPPRLLGFYINKGESTPNFIPILPQPRELTAVIQRATSSFGTYQRVPSVPTYILGCRNGNVLIRQHDKIGTTFAVHKVVCPERGMDILPPFPRPQSQYLFDGTAYSRILPKEEGDDLSYLYVLMHQTRDGKHRLYIYILKHGIWRMNHSLIIQQPPRPWSVLKSVLSNNKIYVPAGWSNIIVLDLVASSFSIIELPEGMEYGERNTILSQADDVAGVYLIVVKKFQLRIWLHNGYTWLLMDTIYLREMFVDLSVSDGNASLLINQAGDNAEFVFLDMGRCTFLLDIKRRTMHKVYEKEDGDKFFCEIHPLMMIWPPVFHALKDDPTRNAMLRLKIKDMDGH